Proteins found in one Mixophyes fleayi isolate aMixFle1 chromosome 8, aMixFle1.hap1, whole genome shotgun sequence genomic segment:
- the LOC142099443 gene encoding transcription factor 20-like — protein MQSFREQSNYHGNQQTYPPEAHGPSRLEEYSPRQQAQIFQSSYGGRRGGTVTPTAMASGENSSLQSYQAYRKESGDFYFLGSKEGGPPGGQTPQRRPPAPVQSYGPPQGNSSSSTGFTSQYGREGHHSQFASQHSAAASLSQYSQDFPGSFSPGGGQYSSPVPNQQLRQQLYQSHQPLPQTGNPSASTGTSHLQQIQQRSAALNSPAGYPLRVGQFGQHYQSTAGSSSSSFPPRFGQSGTNYECYSPGGSSSPYESHMSGSSYGTQQGYSSYASQHLKSFDASKMPQGGGQAQQQQQNPPHAMQYSNSSKLLPQSQTAQYNQSEVPVRSPMQFQQNFSPISNPSPAASVVQSPSCSSTPSPLMTSGENLQCGQGNVPLPSRNRILPMMPQLSPNTQIGSFKGFGVEGTQEKRLTDPGLSSLSALSSQVANLPNTVQHMLLSDALAPHKKGGKRMSKKTDSCANSETSSQAEEQLKSPMAESLDGSCSSSSGDPGERVRQLSGQSTSSEAGLKGLPSEKPTSPAHGWQIERLGKAASQEMDTVPEKETFREIPKAIEKSVGVIVSIETVANRSEKIVDEVSTQVNNDIEQTPESELPEPANKENSKDCPNSQNGEPNIADAVSATKTSIPQVETAKSPVGTGFGCKEAPSISPNPSNISQHPKNSELGNFGGQKDRKPGRSEKYPSLLQEVLQGHHQQERRYARNTQDPLAVTGSPEVPLRPNVLMNQANDQPNRSILGKTLAPHLESPHWVQWDRKPILEMKQINLADYPTTRKFEAEPPTSCHEQSSGLSERRSVICDISPLRQLVRESTSSQHVGTGQERPSDGRAGQSVILPSGMLSLEKPNSQGGMAKGEDIEPSKVHRKRAGDHCMPYSTKDTHRGNASPRSMTYDPNQDYSSHNSRASNPKRGTGRIGSRGRSPAQSQELCDKLKMSPGRSRGPTEIHQMNPAMSLSERASREALYSAFFQNTDGSALGYHTNSRSSSYGEPHPTFTSPLHYKRQIYQPDEYKEWLGSSAQAILSASQHRQDIQRKSPRQEPFHVRSPGRSENEALGYSQQSSYHESSNMDYSRQQSIGEGTPNLTTVELKRSSQKTPPGESSSWHMGRQASPVKKVGSPISINQKPFSPIRESETHGTRPVETIELPKLGCNAQRLSGPEEVSHHNPLIMRRRVRSFISPIPSKRQLLDDKGRLPASSLKEGSDRTPALHVLSPRGNEFLSMTEESSICGPEQRSPPAVSLSSPTKTKILPPRKGRGLKLEAIVQKITSPNVRRTSAPSSSESAVEPVTLDDILSLKGKATERGNGFLQQAREIAVEVVPDISSNEELKIQGLSPKSFDTWALHDDKQIKKEVDEQSLETKDLPQSGPLTQQTSNNFMEGRGTSPGLELKCSLPQLQLREVSDKEKPVTLKQEIIPPKGYFPSGKKKGRPIGSVNKQKKQLQQEVQQQQQQLGQDQQQLQAPITAGLESPIPPPPQTQSVSEQGLESELKPKRRRRERRKQAGTARRRRGRQAAPIVAPIEPEIKLKYASQTIDKTETKTKSFFPYIHMENKEELGLSCVIINAEEEEQRWKKLTSVRKDQRTMSPQPTESKALPVSSFMIQGPAVTESASVGHLVCCFCGKWANYKNLGDLFGPFYTQEYASTLSKNPPPKKSSETPKKVKVRHKDELDGSKTDSDEEEEEEPQQAREQRSLSAHPRYKRRNRSGDCASSRHAVPSRRKTTDPCELSLDSSGPSTADAIPDQGFQIPQLPLDSNEFWMHEGCVLWASGVYFVCGRLYGLQEAVDIAREMVCAHCQEPGATLGCYNKGCTCCYHFPCAMDSECLLSEENFSVRCPKHKTKTIKGVTAEQPEQG, from the coding sequence ATGCAGTCATTCCGAGAGCAAAGCAACTACCACGGAAATCAGCAAACCTATCCACCAGAAGCTCATGGGCCCTCAAGGCTGGAAGAGTATAGCCCCCGACAGCAGGCACAGATATTCCAAAGTAGCTATGGAGGACGTAGAGGAGGGACAGTCACTCCTACTGCAATGGCTTCAGGGGAAAATTCAAGTCTGCAAAGTTACCAAGCTTACAGGAAAGAATCGGGCGATTTCTATTTTCTAGGCAGCAAAGAAGGAGGCCCGCCTGGGGGCCAGACACCGCAGCGCCGACCACCTGCACCAGTGCAGAGTTATGGACCTCCACAGGGAAATAGCAGTAGCAGCACAGGATTCACAAGTCAGTATGGGAGAGAAGGCCATCATAGCCAATTTGCAAGCCAGCATTCTGCGGCAGCCAGTCTGTCTCAGTATTCGCAGGATTTTCCAGGATCCTTTTCTCCTGGTGGTGGCCAGTATTCATCTCCTGTTCCTAATCAACAGTTGAGACAACAACTTTACCAGTCACATCAGCCCCTTCCTCAGACTGGCAACCCTTCTGCATCCACAGGAACCTCACATTTGCAGCAGATACAGCAGCGTTCTGCTGCCCTCAATTCTCCTGCTGGATATCCGCTTCGAGTAGGGCAGTTTGGCCAGCATTATCAGTCTACTGCAGGGTCGTCCTCTAGTTCCTTTCCTCCGAGGTTTGGACAATCTGGAACAAACTATGAATGCTACAGTCCTGGAGGTTCTAGCTCTCCATATGAGAGTCATATGTCTGGATCATCTTATGGGACACAACAAGGATATAGCAGTTATGCCAGCCAGCACTTAAAAAGTTTTGATGCATCTAAGATGCCACAAGGTGGTGGTCAGgcacaacagcagcagcaaaacCCTCCTCATGCAATGCAGTACTCAAACTCCtctaaattactaccacaaagcCAGACTGCACAATACAACCAATCTGAGGTCCCAGTACGATCACCTATGCAGTTCCAACAGAACTTCAGCCCTATCTCCAACCcatctccagctgcttctgtagTACAGTCCCCAAGCTGTAGCTCCACACCTTCGCCTCTGATGACTAGTGGAGAAAATCTTCAGTGTGGACAAGGAAATGTACCACTCCCATCCAGAAACCGTATTTTGCCAATGATGCCACAGTTGAGTCCTAACACACAGATTGGCAGTTTTAAAGGCTTTGGTGTGGAAGGTACCCAAGAGAAACGTTTAACAGACCCTGGCCTGAGTAGTCTTAGTGCACTCAGTAGCCAAGTAGCTAACTTGCCTAATACGGTTCAACACATGTTGCTTTCTGATGCTTTGGCACCTCATAAGAAAGGTGGTAAGCGAATGTCTAAGAAGACTGACAGCTGTGCCAATTCAGAGACTTCATCCCAAGCTGAAGAGCAACTGAAGTCTCCAATGGCAGAGTCCTTGGATGGCAGTTGTTCTAGTAGTTCAGGCGATCCAGGTGAAAGAGTAAGACAGCTAAGCGGGCAGAGCACCAGTTCAGAAGCAGGCTTGAAGGGACTTCCCTCAGAAAAGCCAACTTCACCTGCCCATGGATGGCAGATTGAACGTTTAGGGAAGGCTGCATCTCAAGAAATGGATACAGTGCCGGAGAAAGAGACCTTTCGTGAAATTCCGAAGGCAATTGAGAAGTCAGTTGGGGTGATAGTTTCAATAGAAACTGTGGCAAACCGGTCAGAAAAAATAGTTGATGAAGTTTCAACACAAGTTAATAATGATATTGAGCAAACACCAGAATCTGAATTGCCTGAACCAGCTAATAAGGAAAATTCAAAGGATTGTCCTAACAGCCAGAATGGAGAACCTAATATTGCTGATGCTGTTTCTGCCACAAAAACTAGTATACCCCAAGTAGAAACTGCTAAATCTCCTGTTGGTACTGGATTTGGCTGCAAAGAAGCACCATCTATTTCCCCAAATCCTTCCAATATATCCCAACATCCTAAAAATTCAGAGCTGGGAAATTTTGGAGGACAGAAAGATCGGAAGCCAGGAAGAAGTGAGAAGTATCCAAGCCTTTTGCAGGAAGTTCTGCAAGGGCACCATCAACAGGAAAGAAGATATGCTAGAAACACACAGGACCCTCTAGCAGTTACTGGAAGTCCTGAAGTACCATTGAGGCCCAATGTTCTCATGAACCAGGCCAATGATCAGCCTAATCGTAGCATTCTTGGGAAAACTTTAGCACCACATTTAGAATCCCCACATTGGGTTCAGTGGGATAGGAAACCCATTTTAGAAATGAAACAGATAAATTTGGCAGACTATCCTACAACCAGAAAATTTGAGGCTGAACCACCAACCTCTTGCCATGAACAGAGCAGTGGTCTTTCTGAAAGAAGGTCTGTTATTTGTGACATCTCTCCACTAAGGCAACTTGTGCGTGAATCCACTAGCTCACAACATGTTGGCACTGGACAAGAAAGACCTTCAGATGGCAGAGCTGGACAGTCAGTTATCCTGCCTAGTGGAATGTTGTCTTTGGAAAAGCCGAATAGTCAAGGTGGAATGGCCAAGGGGGAAGATATTGAGCCCTCAAAGGTGCACAGAAAGCGAGCAGGAGATCATTGTATGCCGTACAGCACCAAAGACACTCACAGGGGCAATGCCAGTCCAAGATCCATGACATACGACCCCAACCAGGATTATAGTTCACATAACAGTCGTGCATCAAATCCCAAAAGGGGCACTGGAAGAATAGGATCTCGAGGGAGGTCACCTGCACAATCTCAAGAGCTTTGTGATAAATTAAAGATGTCTCCAGGAAGAAGTCGTGGTCCGACAGAGATTCATCAGATGAATCCAGCAATGAGTCTTTCAGAACGAGCAAGTAGAGAAGCTTTGTACTCTGCTTTTTTTCAGAATACTGATGGATCTGCTCTAGGCTATCATACAAATTCCAGATCAAGCTCTTATGGGGAGCCTCACCCTACATTCACTTCTCCTTTACATTACAAAAGACAGATTTATCAACCAGACGAATATAAAGAATGGCTGGGAAGCTCTGCTCAAGCTATACTTTCGGCCTCACAGCACCGTCAGGATATACAACGGAAAAGCCCACGGCAAGAACCATTTCATGTTCGTAGTCCAGGTAGGAGTGAAAATGAGGCATTAGGCTATAGTCAGCAAAGTTCCTATCATGAATCAAGCAACATGGACTATAGCCGCCAACAGAGTATAGGTGAGGGCACTCCTAATTTAACAACTGTGGAGTTGAAACGAAGCAGCCAAAAGACTCCTCCAGGAGAATCCTCAAGTTGGCACATGGGCCGACAAGCTTCTCCAGTAAAAAAAGTAGGTTCTCCAATAAGTATAAATCAGAAGCCATTCAGCCCCATTAGGGAATCTGAAACGCATGGAACCAGGCCAGTAGAAACAATTGAGCTCCCTAAACTTGGGTGCAATGCACAGCGTCTGTCAGGACCTGAAGAAGTATCGCACCATAACCCATTAATTATGAGAAGAAGAGTGCGTTCTTTCATTTCCCCCATCCCCAGCAAGAGGCAGTTGCTTGATGACAAAGGGCGGTTACCTGCATCTTCCCTAAAAGAAGGTTCCGACCGAACACCTGCATTACATGTATTGTCACCAAGAGGCAATGAATTTTTATCCATGACAGAAGAGTCGTCCATATGTGGTCCTGAGCAGAGGAGCCCCCCAGCAGTATCACTTTCAAGTCCAACAAAGACAAAAATACTCCCTCCCCGCAAAGGAAGGGGTCTCAAACTGGAAGCCATAGTGCAGAAAATTACATCTCCTAATGTGCGTCGGACTTCTGCTCCAAGTAGTTCAGAGAGTGCTGTTGAACCTGTAACACTTGACGACATTTTATCTCTTAAGGGCAAGGCCACAGAAAGGGGTAATGGATTCTTGCAACAGGCGAGAGAAATTGCAGTTGAAGTTGTTCCAGATATTTCTAGCAATGAGGAGTTGAAAATTCAGGGACTTTCACCGAAATCCTTTGATACCTGGGCTCTCCATGATGACAAGCAGATTAAAAAGGAAGTTGATGAACAGTCTTTGGAAACCAAAGACCTTCCTCAGTCTGGACCTCTAACACAACAAACATCGAATAATTTTATGGAAGGCAGGGGAACCTCTCCAGGTTTGGAATTGAAATGCTCTTTGCCACAGTTGCAATTGCGTGAAGTGTCAGATAAGGAGAAGCCTGTTACTCTAAAACAAGAGATAATACCTCCAAAAGGATACTTTCCATCGGGAAAAAAGAAAGGTCGTCCCATTGGTAGTGTcaacaagcaaaaaaaacaactgcaGCAAGAGGttcaacagcagcagcaacagctggGGCAAGATCAGCAGCAGCTTCAAGCACCTATTACAGCAGGTCTTGAATCTCCTATTCCACCACCACCACAGACACAGTCAGTATCAGAGCAGGGATTAGAGTCTGAGCTTAAACCGAAAAGGAGACGGAGGGAGAGGAGGAAGCAAGCTGGAACAGCAAGAAGGAGAAGGGGAAGGCAAGCAGCTCCTATAGTTGCTCCCATAGAGCCAGAGATCAAATTAAAGTATGCCAGCCAAACCATTGACAAGACTGAGACCAAAACCAAAtcattttttccctatatccatATGGAAAATAAAGAGGAGTTGGGCTTGTCCTGTGTTATAATCAACGCTGAAGAGGAAGAACAACGCTGGAAAAAGCTAACTTCTGTACGGAAGGATCAAAGGACCATGTCTCCACAGCCTACTGAGAGCAAAGCTCTTCCAGTATCGAGCTTCATGATACAGGGGCCAGCTGTCACAGAGTCTGCATCGGTGGGACACCTTGTCTGCTGTTTCTGTGGCAAATGGGCCAATTACAAGAATCTTGGCGATCTATTTGGTCCTTTTTACACCCAAGAATATGCATCTACTCTATCCAAAAATCCACCACCAAAAAAATCATCAGAAACACCAAAAAAAGTTAAGGTTCGACACAAAGATGAATTAGATGGTTCCAAGACTGACTCtgatgaagaggaggaagaggagcctCAGCAAGCCAGGGAACAGCGCAGCTTGTCTGCACACCCCCGTTATAAACGCCGGAACCGTTCTGGAGACTGTGCCTCTTCTAGACATGCTGTACCTTCCCGTAGGAAGACCACTGACCCTTGTGAACTATCATTGGACTCTAGTGGACCATCCACTGCAGATGCAATTCCTGACCAAGGGTTTCAGATTCCCCAACTACCTCTCGACAGCAATGAATTCTGGATGCATGAGGGCTGTGTCCTTTGGGCCAGTGGAGTCTACTTTGTTTGTGGCCGATTGTATGGTTTGCAGGAGGCTGTTGACATTGCCAGAGAGATG